The following are encoded together in the Ranitomeya imitator isolate aRanImi1 chromosome 4, aRanImi1.pri, whole genome shotgun sequence genome:
- the ANXA2 gene encoding annexin A2 produces MATIHEILCKLKLEGTQSSSSTSALGTVRPSTNFDAEKDAAALETAIKTKGVDELTIINILTNRSNDQRQDIAFAYQRRTKKDLPSALKGALSGHLETLILGLMKTRPQYDASELKSSMKGLGTDEDTLIEIICSRDNPELQAIQAAYRELFKTELEKDIVSDTSGDFRKLMVALAKGKRQEESNVVDYEKIDQDARDLYEAGVKRKGTDVSKWISIMTERSIPHLQKVFERYKSYSPYDMQESIKKEVKGDLENAFVNLVQSIQNKPLYFADRLYDSMKGKGTKDKVLIRNMVSRSEVDMLKIRAEFKKKYGKSLSYFIGQDTKGDYQRALLNLCGGDD; encoded by the exons ATGGCTACTATCCATGAAATTCTATGCAAGCTGAAATTGGAAGGAACT CAATCCTCCTCCAGTACATCAGCTCTTGGTACTGTGAGGCCTTCCACAAACTTTGATGCAGAGAAAGATGCTGCAGCCCTTGAAACTGCCATTAAGACTAAAG GCGTGGATGAGCTGACAATCATCAACATCTTAACAAACCGCAGCAATGATCAAAGGCAGGACATAGCATTCGCCTATCAGAGGAGAACCAAGAAG GATCTCCCATCAGCATTGAAAGGAGCACTTTCTGGTCATCTTGAGACACTGATCCTTGGATTGATGAAAACACGACCTCAGTATGATGCATCAGAACTAAAGTCTTCAATGAAG GGCCTTGGTACAGATGAAGACACTCTTATAGAAATTATTTGCTCCCGGGATAATCCAGAACTACAAGCAATCCAAGCAGCGTACAGAGAAT TATTCAAGACAGAATTAGAAAAAGACATTGTGTCAGACACATCAGGAGACTTCAGAAAGTTAATGGTCGCTCTGGCTAAG GGGAAAAGACAGGAAGAGAGTAATGTAGTAGATTATGAAAAGATTGACCAGGACGCTAGA GATTTGTATGAGGCTGGAGTAAAGAGGAAGGGGACAGACGTGAGCAAGTGGATTTCAATCATGACCGAAAGAAGCATTCCCCACTTACAGAAAG TCTTTGAAAGGTACAAGAGCTACAGTCCATATGACATGCAGGAGAGCATTAAGAAGGAAGTGAAGGGTGACCTGGAAAATGCTTTCGTGAATTTGG TGCAGAGTATTCAGAACAAGCCACTGTATTTTGCAGACAGGTTGTACGACTCCATGAAG ggcaaAGGAACAAAGGATAAAGTGTTAATTCGTAATATGGTTTCCCGAAGTGAAGTCGACATGCTGAAAATCAGAGCAGAGTTCAAGAAGAAATATGGCAAATCTCTGAGTTACTTCATTGGC